acttcagcccagaaggcagaggttgcagtgagccaagacagcgctattgcattccagcctgactgacagaggaagaccccattttaaaacaaaaacaaaaaaccatcctAATGGAGTACTGTGTGGGGCCCAAGAATGTGGATTTCTTGCCATTCCCAAGCGATGCAAGGGCTGATCTAGCACGCTCTGGGTGACACAAGCCTATGTTCCAGTCCCATGAGAGCTGATAACACTCCAGGCCTCCTGTGTATACAGCAGTGACACTGACCTGAGGGGGCACCCTGCGGACCAGGGAACTAAACCAGAGTTCCATCTCAAGAATGAGAGCTCCATCTCCCACCAAGTCCTAGAGGCTCAGTGATCTCAGGGAGCTGCGGACCTGCTAGCCCAAATGCTCCTTTCTTAGGAAACAGGCTCAACCATGGAGCTGCAGGAACTCCTTCCAGGCAATGCCCACCTGAATTTCAGTTCCCCATGAGGCAAACTCGGAACCATATTCCAAGATCTTGAGACAAGTATAAACACTCTGCTCCCCACATCTTCCTCATTGGCCTCCCTTGATCTGCATGCACCACAACCAAAATCAAATGACTACTAGCAATTAAGGAACAATATGTGGCAAGGTCAATTAAGGTCAATTACTTGTCAATATTGAGGTCAATATGTGGCAAGATGTTACAGCATATtgttaagtaaaaaacaaaaggcCAAAAGCAGCAAAagtttacatatgtatattatacacgatggagaaagagactctgtatgtgtgagtgtgtgtgcatacatgtgtgtgaACGTATAGGCAAGGACTAGGGGGAGAGAAGAGcggagagagaaaatgaatgaatgaatgaatgaatgaatgtgtgaagAAACGTAGAAAAGCCGGCTCTACAGCAGGAAATAAAAAACGGTCatctcggccgggcgtggtggctcacgcctgtaatcccagcactttgggagggcgagtcGGGCAGaccacgagatcaggagttcgagaccagcctgaccaacatggtgaaaccccatctctactaaaaatacaaaaattagcttggcgtggtggtgcgcgcctgtaatcctcgctactcaggaggctgaggcaggagaatcacttgaacctgggaggcggaggttgcagtgagccaagatcgtgccattgcactccagcctgggcgacaaaataaGACACGGTctcaaaacacaacaacaacaacaaaaaaaaaaaacaaagcaaaaaaacccCGATCATctctggatggaactggaggtgaTTCTTTCTCTGCAACTGTAACTTCTCCAGACATTCTGATTCTCTAGtgtaaaaaaaaacccaataaacaATTGCATACCGCGATCACACAAGTCACAATGGGGCTGACCAGGAAGGGACCATAGCACATACTGAACACACAATCCCCAAAACAACTCTCCACCTCCTGTCCCTGCCCCCATATCCCACCTCTACTTGGACTCAGACTCCCAAAACTCACTTTCCTCCTAGTCCCCCCTCCAACTCCTCAGACCTTGGTCCTCCCTCTTCTGCTCCTCCCGGTTCTCCTGGGTAAACCTCACACCCCCTGGAAAGAGTCTTCCAGCAAGGCTCAGAGCCCCAGCACTCCTAGAACCTCCCATATCCCCACTCATAAGAGTAAATAAAACAACATTTCCATTGCTTCATAAAGGGAAGGCAGGTGCCCCTCTCCCGCTTAGGATGCCTTTGTTTGGTCTGGAATGAGATAGCCCAGTGTCCGGATTTTACAAGACACAGTCATGGTCTGATGGCCCCTAGACTGTCATCAGACCTCCAAACCTAACTCAAAGGACTCTCACTGTGTGCAAACCAGCACAAGCTGCCTCTCATTTCTCTGGGAGAGATGAGCGGTTCTAACTGTTCCTCCTTCCACCTGCCTGTCAAGACGCCTGGGAAATGCTGCGCAAACTCTGCACTCTCTCGTAGAGCGCCTATGTGCACACAGCCTGCCAGGCTTCGGGGGGCAATGAATCTGCTATCTTCCCTTCTGCATCCATGTAGGTAGCTTTGAGCTGATTTCTCCAGCACACCAAGACATACATCACATAGGGTCCACCATGGCCCCACTTTTGTGTCCTGGCCGAAAATCACAGAGTACCCTGACCCCTCTGTGCCCCGACCACAGGTTTTCCCCACCAGGCTTCAACCCAATCCAGGGCCTTTAACATTTCCAGGCATGGAAGAAAGTATCTAGGTTTACTACAAAGAAAATGACCTTAGCCCTGAGCCAAATTCCTGAAACCTTCCTATAAACTCCATAACCCACACCCCTTCCAAGAGACATACCTAGGGAGGACATCCCTTTTCCCTTACTGCCCATCTCGAGGACTGCTGCAGCCCACTCTATATGAAAGTTCCCCTAACAAAAGCTCCAGgcagggcctggtgcagtggctcacacctgtaatcccagcacttagggaggccaaggcaagaggattgcttgagcccaaaagttcgacaccggcttgggcaacacagagactctgtctctacaagaaaaacaaacaaacgaacaaacaaaaccagaaaactaagctgggcatagtggctcatgcctgtagtcccagctacttgggaggctgaagcaggagaattaaaGAATTAatcaagcccaggaggtggaaactgcagtaagctgtgatggctccactgcacaccgtctcaaaaaacaaacaaaaaaaccccccaaaaaacccaaaaaactgctCTGGGCTCACCATGCATTTAGCACTTCTTTCTTTGGTATCCCAACTGGTCCCACCTGAGGATAGTGTGGAGAACTCCCTTGCCCCCACTTTTGGGGTAACTCCAGTTACAAGTTTGGCAAAACACTCCTCATGTCACTACTCTGatgtcctcccacttcagccctgCTCATGTGTACACAGCCCCAAATCCCTACCCACACTCCCACCACACCTTCATTTCACACCCTCCCTCATTCCCCACCATCTTCTCCAGACACACGTCATCCCCTGGGGCCCCTTGCCATGCCCTCCAGTCCCCTGTGGGCCCCATTCTCCCATCTAGGTTACCGTGCCCCCTCCAGCCCTCCCACCATTTTCCTCCAGGTCCCCACCATCCTCTCTAGATCCCACTGTCCCCTCCAGGTGCCACTGATCCTTCCAGGTCCCCACTGTCCCCATCCCTTCCAAGTGCTACCGTCCCCTCCAAATCCCCACTGTCCCCTCCAGGTCCCCAATGTCCCCATCTTCTCCTAGTGCTACCGTCCTCTCCAGGTCCCCACCGTGCTCTCCAGGTCCCCACTGTCCCCATCCCCTCCAGATCCCACCATCCCCTCCAGGTCCCCACTGTCCCCATCCCCTCCAGATCCCACCGTCCCCTCCAGGTCCCCACTGTCCCCATCCCCTCCAGGACCCCACTGTCCCCATCCCCTCCAGGTCCCACCGTCCCCTCCAGATCCCCACTGTCTCCATCCCCTCCAAGTGCCACCGTCCTCTCCAGGTCCCCACCGTCCCCTACCATCTCCGCTAGATCCCACCATCCCAGGGCCTCCCAGCTCTCCCTCTGGGTCCCACCGTTCTCTCCGGGTCCCATCATCCCTGGGCGCCCCCGCACCGCCGCACTCCCGCCCCCAGAACCGCCTCTGTCCCCGCCCCTCTCCCAGCGCAGCCCGCATACCCCCCACCCCCCGGGGATGTGGGAAGGAGGGCTCGGGCTGGGTCAGCCACAGCGCGCGGACTGAGCCGAGGGCGGACGCTACGGCTTGGCTTGAGCCGGGCCCCCAACAGACCAGCGCCGTCGCTCACCTGAGGGACGCCAGATGCACCCCAGAGCCGACCGCGGCGCCTCGGCCGCTCGGCGCCTGCGCAGTGAAGACGGCGGCGAGCCGCGCGCATGCGTGCAGGGCCAGAGCCCCAGGCGCTGGTGGGGCAGAAACGCGGCGACCTGCGTCTTCTGGTTCCGAGGCTGGTCCTCACCGTTTCCGCTCCGGCGGAAGTGAGGAGGAGAGTCCTTCGACCCGTGCGGAGCTGGATGGACCGCGAGACGCGCGACCTCGCCGACCGCCACTTCCGAGGCCTGGGGGGCGATGTCCCCGGCGTCGGCCAGGCTCCGGGCCGGGTAGCCTTCGTCTCGGAGCCCGGCGCCTTCTCCTACGCCGACTTTGTGCGGAGCTTCTTGCTGCCCAACTTGCCCTGCGTGTTCTCCAGCGCCTTCACGCAGGGCTGGGGCAGCCGGCGGCGCTGGGTGACGCCCGCGGGGAGGCCCGACTTCGACCACCTGCTGCGGACCTACGGTGGGGCGGTGGGCGCAGACCTCGGGCGGGGAGGAAAGGCCGGCGGGACCCAGGCCCGGGAGGCCCCCGCCTAGAGAGGGGCAccagggagggtgagggaggccAGGCGCGTGGCCCCTGGAGAGTTCCTCTGCAGACGGTTTGGAGTGAGGACGGGGCCCAGGGAGATGGCATGGACCGTGCCTGACTTTCATTTCAGGAGACGTGGTTGTACCAGTTGCAAACTGTGGGGTCCAGGAATACAACTCGAACCCCAAGGAGCACATGCCTCTCAGAGACTACATCACCTACTGGAAAGAGTACATCCAGGTGGGCTACTCCTCTCCCAGGGGCTGTCTCTACCTCAAAGACTGGCACCTGTGCAGGTAATGGGGCTTGGGACGCACCGAGGCGCTGCCTTCCCTAGTGCTCCGTGAACCCAGAGGCCTTTCTGATGAAGATGGCCCCTGGCTGCACAAAGAGGAGCTGTTTATCCCCGTGAGGCACTTTAATCTGTTTAAAAGAAACTGGATTGTCTTCCGCATGGCTGCAAGTGTTGTTCTTTGGGAGGTCAAtatggtttttttcctttttttttttttctgagatagatcccctcagcctccctagtagctgggattacaggcatgcacctccacgcccggcatttttttttttttttttttttttttttttttttaagagactaggtttcaccatgttgcccaggctggtcttgaactcctgagctcaggtgatgcatccacctcagcatctcaaagcactgggattataggcatgatcagTACTTTCTCATAAGCAGAACCATTGTAGTCAGACTGCCCCCGCCTCCCCCACCAGCAGCATCTGGCTCAGAGGAGGCTCTGGGGCTCTTTGGGGGCTGCAGCCATCTGGAAGCTCCACTGGAGCCGATTGGTCTCAGTTGCCCCACTCGTGCTGCCCTAGTCTCCTCGTGCCTCACGTGCTGTCGGTGGTGCCCTTGCACCCTCCTCACAGGGACTTCCCGATGGAGGACGTTTTCACCCTGCCTGTGTACTTCTCCTCCGACTGGCTGAATGAGTTCTGGGATGCACTGGATGTGGATGACTACCGCTTTGTCTACGCGGGGCCTGCGGGCAGCTGGTGAGGCCATGGATGTGGGAGTGGAATCCGAAggggcctggtgacagagcggaCTAGGAGGCTCAGGGTGGCAGGAGGGGGGCTGCTTGGCACAGGCCTCACAGTGGGTGCCATCCCTTGAGACCAAGGGGCCACCCCTCCTTCAGTTGGACCAGGCCTCTGGGGTGCCAAGCAAAGCCCATACCAGCccctacaggcatgaaccaggcGCTCTTGCTGCTGCAGGTCCCCGTTCCATGCTGACATCTTCCGCTCCTTCAGCTGGTCTGTCAATGTCTGTGGGAGGAAGAAGTGGCTCCTCTTCCCCCCAGGGCAGGAAGAGGCCCTGCGGGACCGCCACGGCAACCTGCCCTACGACGTCACCTCCCCAGCACTCTGCGACACACACCTGCACCCGCAGAGCCAGCTTGCTGGCCCACCCTTGGAGATCACGCAGGAGGCGGGCGAGATGGTGTTTGTGCCCAGTGGCTGGCACCACCAGGTGCACAACCTGGTAATGTGCTGCTCTCCTGCCCCCTATCAGGGGCCTTCCTGCAGGAAGACGGCAGCACCACCTCCCCACTCTCCCAGCGAGAGCAGGGCTGGAATGGGGTGGCTCATGGGTGAGGCTGACCCCTTCACAAGGTGGTGTCGCTGAGGCCTAGCCTCTGTTTCACCCACTGCCGGTCCCTGGGTCTACTTGCTCTGGGTTCATTGTGGCCTGAGGTGGTCCGAGCCCGCCACCCACTTCCCTGCTGAGCAAGCCCTGCTGGGAGACAGGAGGGCCCTCTTGGCTGCAGAGGGCTGGACCCCACAGTGGGTTCCTGGCGCAGGAGATGTGGGTTGTTGGGGGGCACCTGCCATGGGCTCAGGCCTGCCTGCACTGTGCCCCTTCCAGGATGACACCATCTCCATCAACCACAACTGGATCAATGGcttcaacctggccaacatgtggcGCTTCTTGCAGCAGGAGCTATGCGCTGTGCAGGAGGAGGTCAGCGAGTGGAGGGACTCCATGCCTGACTGGCACCACCActgccaggtggggtggctgcGCGTGGAGGCTATCGATGCCAGGTCCCTGGGAGGCCTGCAAGCTCAGGGCGGGTATGGCCATCAGGCCGAGCTGTGGGTAGGTGCCGGCTGTGAGAGTGTGGGACAGCCTGGGCTGAGTCCTGGGGGAGGCTTTTAGGCTGCATGGCTCAGACTCCCTTGGTCACTGCCCAGCTTCTCAGTGCCTCTGTCTTATTGGTCCCCTCTTCGTCCTTGGGGACTGGGTGCATGTCGGGTCCTTTGCAGCTTGGACTGTGTCCATGGTGTCAGCTCACTGGCCTCTTCCCTCTGCCCAGGTCATCATGAGGTCCTGCTCGGGCATCAACTTTGAAGAGTTTTACCACTTCCTCAAGGTCATCGCTGAGAAGAGGCTCCTGGTCCTGAGGGAGGCAGCCGCTGAGGACGGTGCTGGGTTGGGTTTCGAACAGGCAGCCTTTGATGCCGGGCGCATCACAGAGGTGCTGGCCTCCTTGGTTGTGCACCCCGACTTCCAGAGAGTGGACACCAGCGCATTCTCACCACAGCCCAAAGAGCTGCTGCAGCGGCTGAGAGAGGCTGTTTATGCTGCTGCGGCCCCATAGCACCTGTCGTGAGGATAGAAGGACGGGTGGACGAGAGGCAGCCTCCTGCTCCAGGGCCCTTCCAGAAATAAAGACCGCCCTCCCTGTGACCTGGGGCCCACCCCTGTCGAGGCTCGTGGCCTGGCTGTTCATGGCCACTGCCTGGGTGCCTGTTTTTAGGTGAGGTCCAATGAGGTCAGGGACCCAAGATGGGATGTGGCCCTTCTGACCTGCAGCAGGCCTGCTGGGAGCTCGGAGATGGTGCCAGGACCTGGCTCTTTTGGGGGCCCTGCCTCCTTAGGCCAGGACGCCTGAGCTGACAGGAGTCTGTGTCTGGTGTGCCTTCTCTGGAGGCTCTTCTTAATAGGCCAGCCCTGTCCCCTCGTCTCAGGCCATTGAGCCACCCCTGGCTCTGCCCTGTGGGCTCAGGGAGGGTTTGGAGCTGTGCTGGGCAAGCTCACCAGGGCCtccaggcagggctggggttGGCCTCCATCACTTCCAGGTGATGGGCTGCAGAACCAGTGGCCTGTGCCTTCCTCTGGGTACCCAGAGTGGAGGGCTGGGTTGGGCTGGCCTTTGCCGCTTCCCTGCCTTTGCAGGGCCTGTGGGCAGCTGGAGAGGCCACGGATGGGGTGGAATCCCATCTGCTGCTGAATCCTCACCTGGGCCTGAGGGACTGTGCCTGCTGTGCACTCACAGCTGGGTCTTCCCAAGGATGCTGTTCTCAGGAGTGGTGGGTCCCTGGCCCCTCTTCACACTGGGCATGATGGAGGTGTAGGCGGGCTTGTCCAGGCTGATCAAGGCACAGCAGTGAGCAGTGGAGGCCTGTGGTGGGGAATGGACTCTTGTGGGATCCTCCTGCAGAGGATGCCCCAGGCCTGAACCTTCTAGTGGGTCCACAGTTTGTGGAGACTGGCACTCTCCCAGCCCTGTCCTTGACCGAGAGTCCAGCACTTTTTCAGTTGGCCCCTGGTTGGCTGCCCCACCCCAGCAGGGGAGGAGGCATCCAAATCTGCAGGGACAGCACGTGCCACAGCTATGCACATTGCCTGCCTGTGGCATCCAGTGGGGCCGCTGGCACTTGTCTATGATGGAAGCCCCCAAGGGCAGGGGTTTCTGTCTGCTCTGTTCAGTGAATCATGTGAAGTGCTTGCAAATGCAGCTTTACACAGTAGGTGCTTCATATGCGTCTGTCGAATGAATGCGCTCCAGCCAACAGCTTTCCAGGGACCTGTATGCTGGGCCCCCCTgctagctcccagggacccctggTCTGCACGGGAATGCCCTGAGACATCCGGCCTCCTACAGATGGGGTTGGCGCTGCCAAAACCACGGGCGGCAAAGGTGCTTTGTGGAGGAGGGGGAGGTAGCAAACATGCACGGCTGCAGCCTTCCAGGATCAGGTCCAGGCTGAGTGTGGGCATGGCTCACCTGTTTAGCCCCACCAGTAACCTCTGAGCTTGGCCCTCTTGGCACCCTACCACACAGGCACAGGCTGAGGCCAAGGGTGGGGGTATGTGCCCCAGGCACTGCCAGCAGGCAGCTGAGGTGCCTCTGCCGGAGCTGGGGCTCCCCTTTGAGCAGCAGGTCCAGCACCTGCAGGGTATGGGCACCACCAGGTGGTGGGCACCAGCTGTCCAGCTTCTCTCATGATGAGGGCAGCACTGCGGACCCCAGGGCAGCCAGGGCCCAATGCAAA
This portion of the Pongo abelii isolate AG06213 chromosome 1, NHGRI_mPonAbe1-v2.0_pri, whole genome shotgun sequence genome encodes:
- the JMJD4 gene encoding 2-oxoglutarate and iron-dependent oxygenase JMJD4 isoform X1, producing MDRETRDLADRHFRGLGGDVPGVGQAPGRVAFVSEPGAFSYADFVRSFLLPNLPCVFSSAFTQGWGSRRRWVTPAGRPDFDHLLRTYGDVVVPVANCGVQEYNSNPKEHMPLRDYITYWKEYIQVGYSSPRGCLYLKDWHLCRDFPMEDVFTLPVYFSSDWLNEFWDALDVDDYRFVYAGPAGSWSPFHADIFRSFSWSVNVCGRKKWLLFPPGQEEALRDRHGNLPYDVTSPALCDTHLHPQSQLAGPPLEITQEAGEMVFVPSGWHHQVHNLDDTISINHNWINGFNLANMWRFLQQELCAVQEEVSEWRDSMPDWHHHCQVGWLRVEAIDARSLGGLQAQGGYGHQAELWVIMRSCSGINFEEFYHFLKVIAEKRLLVLREAAAEDGAGLGFEQAAFDAGRITEVLASLVVHPDFQRVDTSAFSPQPKELLQRLREAVYAAAAP
- the JMJD4 gene encoding 2-oxoglutarate and iron-dependent oxygenase JMJD4 isoform X2, which gives rise to MDRETRDLADRHFRGLGGDVPGVGQAPGRVAFVSEPGAFSYADFVRSFLLPNLPCVFSSAFTQGWGSRRRWVTPAGRPDFDHLLRTYGDVVVPVANCGVQEYNSNPKEHMPLRDYITYWKEYIQVGYSSPRGCLYLKDWHLCRDFPMEDVFTLPVYFSSDWLNEFWDALDVDDYRFVYAGPAGSWSPFHADIFRSFSWSVNVCGRKKWLLFPPGQEEALRDRHGNLPYDVTSPALCDTHLHPQSQLAGPPLEITQEAGEMVFVPSGWHHQDDTISINHNWINGFNLANMWRFLQQELCAVQEEVSEWRDSMPDWHHHCQVGWLRVEAIDARSLGGLQAQGGYGHQAELWVIMRSCSGINFEEFYHFLKVIAEKRLLVLREAAAEDGAGLGFEQAAFDAGRITEVLASLVVHPDFQRVDTSAFSPQPKELLQRLREAVYAAAAP
- the JMJD4 gene encoding 2-oxoglutarate and iron-dependent oxygenase JMJD4 isoform X4 codes for the protein MDRETRDLADRHFRGLGGDVPGVGQAPGRVAFVSEPGAFSYADFVRSFLLPNLPCVFSSAFTQGWGSRRRWVTPAGRPDFDHLLRTYGDVVVPVANCGVQEYNSNPKEHMPLRDYITYWKEYIQVGYSSPRGCLYLKDWHLCRDFPMEDVFTLPVYFSSDWLNEFWDALDVDDYRFVYAGPAGSWSPFHADIFRSFSWSVNVCGRKKWLLFPPGQEEALRDRHGNLPYDVTSPALCDTHLHPQSQLAGPPLEITQEAGEMVFVPSGWHHQDDTISINHNWINGFNLANMWRFLQQELCAVQEEVSEWRDSMPDWHHHCQVIMRSCSGINFEEFYHFLKVIAEKRLLVLREAAAEDGAGLGFEQAAFDAGRITEVLASLVVHPDFQRVDTSAFSPQPKELLQRLREAVYAAAAP
- the JMJD4 gene encoding 2-oxoglutarate and iron-dependent oxygenase JMJD4 isoform X3; this translates as MRAGPEPQALVGQKRGDLRLLVPRLVLTVSAPAEVRRRVLRPVRSWMDRETRDLADRHFRGLGGDVPGVGQAPGRVAFVSEPGAFSYADFVRSFLLPNLPCVFSSAFTQGWGSRRRWVTPAGRPDFDHLLRTYGDVVVPVANCGVQEYNSNPKEHMPLRDYITYWKEYIQVGYSSPRGCLYLKDWHLCRDFPMEDVFTLPVYFSSDWLNEFWDALDVDDYRFVYAGPAGSWSPFHADIFRSFSWSVNVCGRKKWLLFPPGQEEALRDRHGNLPYDVTSPALCDTHLHPQSQLAGPPLEITQEAGEMVFVPSGWHHQVHNLDDTISINHNWINGFNLANMWRFLQQELCAVQEEVSEWRDSMPDWHHHCQVIMRSCSGINFEEFYHFLKVIAEKRLLVLREAAAEDGAGLGFEQAAFDAGRITEVLASLVVHPDFQRVDTSAFSPQPKELLQRLREAVYAAAAP